One Yimella lutea DNA window includes the following coding sequences:
- a CDS encoding carbon-nitrogen family hydrolase encodes MKVALIQLAYDDNEPNAERIDRVVDLVEKQRGHDLVMLPELWSAGGFDYRAWSGAAQATDGVVAQRLSDAARSIGAYLHGGSIVERPADGSTGAEGKDLWNTSLIFGRDGRTLATYRKIHRFGFAGGEPKLMEAGEDLVTVEIDGTRAGLSTCYDLRFPELYRQYGDRDVELSLIPAAWPMARVEHWRVLLRARAIENQTFVLACNTAGTHAKTEMGGHSAVIDPNGVVLAEAGEGEEVLRAEIDPSLVAQQRESFPVLRDRRL; translated from the coding sequence ATGAAGGTAGCGCTGATCCAGTTGGCGTACGACGACAACGAGCCGAACGCCGAGCGGATCGATCGCGTGGTCGACCTCGTCGAGAAGCAGCGTGGACACGATCTGGTCATGCTGCCCGAACTCTGGTCGGCCGGCGGTTTCGACTACCGGGCGTGGTCAGGCGCAGCCCAGGCGACGGACGGCGTTGTCGCACAGCGGCTCTCGGACGCAGCGCGCTCGATCGGCGCGTACCTGCACGGGGGGTCCATCGTCGAGCGTCCGGCGGACGGCTCGACCGGTGCCGAGGGCAAAGACCTGTGGAACACGTCGCTGATCTTCGGCCGCGACGGGCGGACCCTCGCGACCTACCGCAAGATCCACCGCTTCGGGTTCGCCGGCGGCGAGCCGAAGCTGATGGAGGCGGGAGAGGACCTGGTGACCGTGGAGATCGACGGCACCAGGGCCGGCCTCAGCACCTGCTACGACCTGCGCTTCCCCGAGCTGTACCGGCAGTACGGCGACCGCGACGTCGAACTGTCGTTGATTCCGGCGGCGTGGCCGATGGCGCGGGTCGAGCATTGGCGAGTCCTGTTGCGCGCCAGGGCGATCGAGAACCAGACCTTCGTGCTGGCCTGCAACACAGCGGGCACCCACGCCAAGACCGAGATGGGCGGACACTCGGCAGTCATCGACCCCAACGGCGTTGTGCTGGCCGAAGCGGGGGAGGGTGAAGAGGTGCTCCGAGCAGAGATCGACCCCTCGCTCGTCGCCCAGCAGCGCGAGTCCTTCCCGGTTCTGCGGGACCGTCGCCTGTGA
- a CDS encoding acyl-CoA dehydrogenase, whose amino-acid sequence MTHYKSNVRDIEFNLFEVLGRDEVLGTGPYADLDADTAREMIKEVARLAETDLASSFVDADRNPPVYDPETKSVTMPESFAKSYKTYQDSGFWSVDVNEELGGTVAPPSLKWAMNEMVLGSNPAIAMFAAGYAFGKLLYLLGTDEQKKLAAHIVEKGWHCTMVLTEPDAGSDVGAGRAKAVQQDDGTWHITGVKRFITSGESDMTDNVIHFVLARPEGHGPGTKGLSLFIVPKYQVDLETGELGERNGVYTTNVEKKMGLKVSTTCELTFGDGAPAVGTLLGDEHDGIAQMFRVIEHARMLVGTKAIATLSTGYLNALDYAKQRVQGADMTTPQKDAPRVTITHHPDVRRSLMLQKAYAEGLRALVLFTATQQDIVDQEFLATGSEIPADGTPAQMAARLNDLLLPIVKGVGSERAWVLLGTESLQTFGGSGFLQEYPIEQYIRDAKIDTLYEGTTAIQGQDFLFRKILKDQFVALGALAEQMLQTAKGGAGDDKLRGERDHLGKAIEDVQGMVENLAMTAMGSMSEDGDPKSIYKVGLNTTRFLLAAGDLVIGWLLLRQAEVAQARLDAGDAGKDEAFYTGKVAAAKFFAANVLPRLSAEKAMLEATDLSLMELPEEAF is encoded by the coding sequence TTGACGCACTACAAAAGTAACGTCCGCGACATCGAGTTCAACCTCTTCGAGGTGCTCGGTCGCGATGAGGTGCTCGGCACCGGACCGTATGCCGACCTCGACGCCGACACCGCCCGCGAGATGATCAAGGAGGTCGCTCGCCTGGCCGAGACCGACCTGGCCTCGTCGTTCGTGGACGCCGACCGCAACCCGCCGGTCTACGACCCGGAGACCAAGTCGGTCACCATGCCCGAGTCGTTCGCCAAGAGCTACAAGACCTACCAGGACTCCGGTTTCTGGAGCGTCGACGTGAACGAGGAACTGGGCGGCACCGTCGCTCCGCCGAGCCTGAAGTGGGCGATGAACGAGATGGTGCTGGGATCGAACCCCGCCATCGCGATGTTCGCCGCCGGCTACGCCTTCGGCAAGCTGCTGTACCTGCTCGGTACCGACGAGCAGAAGAAGCTCGCCGCTCACATCGTCGAAAAGGGCTGGCACTGCACGATGGTGCTCACCGAACCGGACGCCGGTTCGGACGTCGGTGCCGGGCGCGCCAAGGCCGTGCAGCAGGACGACGGCACCTGGCACATCACCGGCGTGAAGCGCTTCATCACCTCCGGCGAGTCGGACATGACCGACAACGTCATCCACTTCGTGCTCGCGCGCCCCGAGGGTCACGGTCCGGGCACCAAGGGACTGTCGCTGTTCATCGTCCCGAAGTACCAGGTCGACCTGGAGACCGGTGAGCTCGGCGAGCGCAACGGTGTCTACACGACCAACGTCGAGAAGAAGATGGGCCTGAAGGTGTCGACCACCTGCGAGCTCACCTTCGGCGACGGCGCACCCGCCGTCGGCACCCTGCTGGGCGACGAGCACGACGGCATCGCGCAGATGTTCCGCGTCATCGAGCACGCGCGAATGCTGGTGGGCACCAAGGCGATCGCCACCTTGTCGACCGGCTACCTCAACGCGCTCGATTACGCCAAGCAGCGTGTCCAGGGCGCCGACATGACCACGCCGCAGAAGGACGCCCCACGCGTCACCATCACCCACCACCCCGACGTCCGCCGCTCGCTGATGCTTCAGAAGGCGTACGCGGAGGGTCTGCGGGCGCTGGTGCTGTTCACCGCGACCCAGCAGGACATCGTCGACCAGGAGTTCCTGGCCACCGGCAGCGAGATCCCGGCGGACGGTACCCCGGCGCAGATGGCCGCGCGTCTCAACGACCTGCTGCTGCCGATCGTCAAGGGTGTCGGTTCGGAGCGTGCGTGGGTGCTGCTGGGCACCGAATCGCTGCAGACGTTCGGCGGCTCGGGCTTCCTGCAGGAGTACCCGATCGAGCAGTACATCCGCGATGCGAAGATCGACACGCTGTACGAGGGCACGACGGCCATCCAGGGTCAGGACTTCCTGTTCCGCAAGATCCTCAAGGACCAGTTCGTCGCTCTCGGCGCGCTGGCCGAGCAGATGCTGCAGACCGCCAAGGGCGGCGCGGGCGACGACAAGCTGCGCGGTGAGCGTGACCACCTCGGCAAGGCGATCGAGGACGTCCAGGGCATGGTCGAGAACCTCGCCATGACCGCGATGGGTTCGATGAGTGAGGACGGCGACCCGAAGTCGATTTACAAGGTCGGCCTCAACACCACCCGCTTCCTGCTCGCTGCCGGTGACCTCGTCATCGGCTGGCTGCTGCTGCGCCAGGCCGAGGTCGCACAGGCCCGCCTGGACGCCGGGGACGCCGGCAAGGACGAGGCGTTCTACACGGGCAAGGTGGCGGCGGCGAAGTTCTTCGCGGCCAACGTGCTGCCACGTCTGAGCGCGGAGAAGGCCATGCTGGAAGCAACCGACCTGTCGCTGATGGAACTGCCGGAAGAAGCGTTCTGA
- a CDS encoding Pr6Pr family membrane protein produces MASSLSVRRAHAVVAIVSWLSVLLVAIVSAADGFAARAVVEGNLFGTHTSGIAGAPGRIGDTFSYFTVWSNVVVAVAFTLLALRPGVDSLVHRVLLLDALLMITITTIVYWAMLAANDTWQGWSVITSPLQHLVVGVLAVGVWATYGPRGWLSFRLLPWALVVPLIWIVWTLLRGQVIDAYPYDFTDVSTLGYARVAATLAAILAIGLLIAAIYCRIDRALERRSPKRA; encoded by the coding sequence ATGGCCTCATCCCTGTCTGTTCGTCGCGCTCATGCGGTGGTGGCGATCGTCTCCTGGTTGTCGGTGCTGCTCGTCGCGATCGTCTCGGCCGCGGACGGTTTCGCCGCACGCGCGGTGGTCGAAGGCAACCTGTTCGGCACGCACACGTCCGGAATCGCCGGAGCGCCCGGCCGGATCGGCGACACCTTCAGCTACTTCACCGTCTGGTCGAATGTCGTTGTCGCGGTTGCCTTCACGCTGCTCGCGCTGCGGCCCGGTGTCGACTCGTTGGTGCACCGGGTGTTGCTGCTGGACGCGCTGCTGATGATCACGATCACGACCATCGTCTACTGGGCGATGCTCGCGGCGAACGACACTTGGCAGGGCTGGTCGGTGATCACCAGCCCGCTGCAGCACCTCGTGGTCGGTGTTCTCGCCGTCGGCGTCTGGGCGACCTACGGCCCGCGCGGTTGGTTGAGCTTCCGGCTGCTGCCCTGGGCGTTGGTCGTCCCGTTGATCTGGATCGTGTGGACGCTGTTGCGCGGACAGGTGATCGACGCCTACCCGTACGACTTCACCGACGTCTCGACTCTCGGATACGCCCGGGTGGCAGCCACTCTCGCGGCGATCCTGGCGATCGGCCTTCTCATCGCGGCGATCTACTGCCGTATCGATCGGGCCCTCGAACGTAGATCTCCGAAGCGCGCATAA
- the pta gene encoding phosphate acetyltransferase, translated as MARSVFVTSAEGQAGKSTVALGLLQLLAREAGSVGIFRPVTATLGERDPIVELMLTQAGGHQSYESAIGVGYEETHGDEEEALTRIVERFHALGAEHDVVLVLGSDFHDVSPGAEASFNAMIAANLGTPVVLVVPAFARSAVDVVTAAELAVEELRTRHANPVAVVVNRADDARAGDIRNRFETSKRLDGLALAGILPENPLLDAPTVGDLMNACRGDLVQGNSEWLHREAQGFLVAAMSMPNVLTRLVDDVTVIAPGDRYDILPGLVLAHQSGTFPALSSIVLTGGYTPPSSVIQLIEGAHLELPIIVTELDTFETTAVLSRVTGRMRPEAKAKVEAALRNFADHADAQTLLECMNLGTSAAVTPLMFGHRLMDRARAQRMHIVLPEGDDPRVLEAADAVLRRGIADLTILGDELKIRSLASSIGADLSGANLLSPNDPRLVEEFATEYARLRAHKNISIEQARETVTDVSYFGTMMVHLGKADGMVSGAAHTTAHTIKPSFEIIKTVPGTNVVSSVFLMCLADEVLVYGDCAVNPDPTAEQLADIAISSARTAQQFDIAPRVAMLSYSTGSSGHGADVDKVRQATALVHEREPELLVEGPIQYDAAVEPSVAKSKMPDSPVAGQASVLIFPDLNTGNNTYKAVQRSAGAIAIGPVLQGLNKPVNDLSRGALVDDIINTVAITAIQAQSLQQGIS; from the coding sequence ATGGCTCGAAGCGTCTTCGTGACCTCCGCCGAGGGACAGGCAGGCAAGTCCACCGTCGCCCTCGGACTCCTTCAATTGCTGGCCCGCGAGGCCGGCTCGGTCGGGATCTTCCGACCCGTGACCGCGACCCTCGGCGAGCGTGACCCGATCGTCGAACTGATGCTCACCCAGGCCGGTGGCCACCAGTCCTACGAGTCGGCCATCGGCGTCGGGTACGAGGAGACGCACGGCGATGAGGAGGAGGCGCTGACCCGGATCGTCGAACGCTTTCACGCCCTCGGCGCCGAGCATGACGTCGTTCTCGTGCTGGGTAGCGACTTCCACGACGTGTCCCCGGGAGCGGAGGCGTCGTTCAACGCGATGATCGCCGCGAATCTGGGCACACCGGTCGTGCTGGTGGTGCCGGCGTTCGCCCGGTCGGCGGTCGATGTCGTGACTGCCGCCGAACTCGCCGTCGAGGAACTGCGCACGCGGCACGCCAATCCCGTTGCGGTCGTGGTCAACCGGGCCGACGATGCACGTGCGGGCGACATCCGCAACCGCTTCGAGACGTCCAAGCGGCTGGACGGCTTGGCACTAGCCGGCATCCTGCCGGAGAACCCCCTGCTGGACGCCCCGACCGTCGGCGACCTGATGAACGCGTGTCGCGGCGACCTCGTCCAGGGCAACTCGGAGTGGCTGCACCGCGAGGCCCAGGGCTTCCTTGTGGCCGCGATGTCGATGCCGAACGTGCTCACCAGACTCGTCGACGACGTCACCGTCATCGCTCCCGGCGACCGCTACGACATCCTTCCCGGCCTCGTCCTGGCCCACCAGTCGGGCACGTTCCCGGCGCTGTCGTCGATCGTTCTCACCGGCGGATACACGCCCCCGTCCAGCGTCATCCAGTTGATCGAGGGTGCGCACCTCGAACTCCCGATCATCGTCACCGAACTCGACACCTTCGAGACGACCGCGGTGCTGTCGCGGGTGACGGGGCGCATGCGTCCCGAAGCGAAGGCGAAGGTCGAGGCGGCCCTGCGTAACTTCGCCGATCACGCCGACGCGCAGACCCTGCTGGAATGCATGAACCTGGGCACCAGCGCAGCGGTCACCCCCTTGATGTTCGGCCACCGGCTGATGGATCGCGCACGCGCGCAGCGCATGCACATCGTTTTGCCGGAGGGAGACGATCCCCGCGTTCTCGAAGCGGCGGACGCGGTATTGCGGCGTGGCATCGCCGACCTGACGATCCTCGGCGACGAGCTGAAGATTCGCTCGCTCGCATCGTCCATCGGTGCCGATCTCAGCGGCGCGAACCTGCTGTCCCCCAACGACCCTCGCCTGGTCGAGGAGTTCGCCACCGAGTACGCGCGGCTGCGGGCGCACAAGAACATCTCGATCGAGCAGGCTCGCGAGACGGTGACGGACGTGTCTTACTTCGGCACCATGATGGTGCACCTCGGCAAGGCCGACGGCATGGTCAGCGGCGCCGCGCACACGACGGCACACACCATCAAGCCGTCCTTCGAGATCATCAAGACGGTGCCGGGCACGAACGTCGTCTCCAGTGTGTTCCTGATGTGCCTTGCCGACGAGGTGCTGGTCTACGGCGACTGCGCAGTCAATCCCGACCCGACCGCCGAACAGCTCGCCGACATCGCGATCTCCTCCGCACGCACCGCACAACAGTTCGACATCGCGCCGCGCGTGGCGATGCTGTCGTACAGCACCGGAAGCTCCGGTCACGGCGCCGACGTGGACAAGGTGCGGCAGGCGACCGCGCTGGTCCACGAGCGTGAACCCGAGCTGCTGGTCGAGGGCCCGATCCAGTACGACGCGGCGGTCGAGCCCTCCGTCGCGAAGTCGAAGATGCCCGACTCCCCGGTCGCCGGTCAGGCCAGCGTGCTGATCTTCCCCGACCTCAATACCGGCAACAACACCTACAAGGCTGTCCAACGCAGCGCCGGTGCGATCGCGATCGGTCCGGTGTTGCAGGGCCTGAACAAGCCGGTCAACGACCTGTCCCGCGGCGCGCTGGTCGACGACATCATCAACACGGTGGCGATCACCGCCATCCAGGCACAGTCACTGCAGCAGGGGATCTCATGA
- a CDS encoding Fur family transcriptional regulator, translating to MQSQPATQVDAAVAAVRAQGERITTARRAVLEALADRPHLDADAVAGRVGERHPGVHRATIYRCLQSLVDLGVIAHTHVPDSATIYHLAVSGHSHSHLQCAGCQRMFDVPVAWLAELSARADRELGFTLDAGHAALLGRCADCREPGPPSGRAVNERPGYGPATNS from the coding sequence ATGCAGTCGCAACCCGCTACTCAGGTCGACGCCGCGGTCGCGGCCGTGCGAGCTCAGGGCGAACGCATCACAACGGCCCGGCGCGCGGTCCTGGAGGCGCTCGCCGACCGGCCGCACCTGGACGCGGACGCCGTCGCCGGACGCGTCGGGGAACGGCATCCCGGCGTCCACCGCGCCACGATCTATCGCTGTCTGCAGTCGCTCGTCGACCTCGGAGTCATCGCGCACACCCACGTGCCCGACTCGGCGACGATCTACCACCTGGCGGTCTCCGGCCACAGCCACTCGCACCTGCAGTGCGCCGGCTGTCAGCGGATGTTCGACGTCCCGGTCGCTTGGCTCGCCGAGCTCAGCGCTCGCGCCGACCGCGAACTCGGCTTCACGCTCGACGCCGGACACGCTGCGTTGCTCGGCCGCTGTGCCGACTGCCGCGAGCCCGGCCCGCCGAGTGGCCGGGCTGTGAACGAGCGTCCGGGGTATGGCCCGGCCACCAATTCATAG
- a CDS encoding NHL domain-containing thioredoxin family protein, with protein MVDRLRAPELRGRRWLNTGGEELSLVGLRGRIVVLDFWTFCCVNCLHVLDELRPLEQEFADSLVIIGVHSPKFEHEGRPEAVEAAVERYAVHHPVLDDPDLVTWDAYTARAWPTLVVIDPEGYIVGQMSGEGHGPGIASLVRELIGEHSARGTLRQGDSPYVPPSSDSTQFRFPGKAVPLGDGGFVVSDTAHHQIVLLESDLRTERARFGGPEVFEEPQGVCVLPSDAAERLGYDLLVADTVNHRIASIRLSDGRIRTEAGTGEQLRERSGGGAAHKQPLSSPWDIVWWLDRAVIEMAGTHQLWALHLATEPENNTVAVLAGTSAEGLRDGAADEAWLAQPSGLAVSASGDRVWIVDSETSALRSIVVDDNGFRLETHIGEGLFDFGFVDGVRSQARMQHPLGVAEAADGTVLVADTYNGAIRRFDPVTQVLSTALTGLSEPSDVLPLDDGLIVVESSAHRVDRMRLPATAAAEGGAGRVRRSATQIAPGAVELVVHFEPPAGQKLDDRYGDPTMLMVSSTPDSLIRSGGGRATGLARALDLDSSVGDGVLHISVRAAACDASGPDGEVPEHAACHLYQQDWGIPVRLEAGADAVLDLHLRGV; from the coding sequence ATGGTCGACCGGTTGCGTGCCCCTGAACTTCGAGGCCGGCGGTGGCTGAACACCGGCGGCGAGGAACTCTCTCTCGTCGGTCTGCGCGGCCGAATCGTCGTTCTGGACTTCTGGACCTTCTGTTGCGTGAACTGCCTGCACGTCCTGGACGAACTGCGTCCGCTCGAGCAGGAGTTCGCCGACTCGCTGGTGATCATCGGCGTGCACTCGCCCAAGTTCGAACACGAAGGGCGACCTGAAGCCGTCGAGGCCGCCGTCGAGCGGTACGCCGTCCATCACCCGGTGCTCGATGATCCCGACCTGGTGACGTGGGATGCGTACACGGCTCGTGCCTGGCCGACGCTGGTCGTCATCGACCCGGAGGGCTACATCGTCGGACAGATGTCGGGTGAGGGTCATGGACCGGGCATCGCCTCGCTGGTCCGTGAACTGATCGGCGAGCACAGCGCGAGGGGCACTCTGCGGCAAGGAGATTCACCGTACGTCCCGCCGAGCTCGGACTCGACGCAGTTCAGGTTCCCGGGGAAGGCCGTCCCGCTGGGCGACGGCGGCTTCGTCGTCAGCGACACCGCGCACCACCAGATCGTGCTCCTGGAATCGGACCTGCGGACCGAACGGGCACGATTCGGTGGGCCGGAGGTCTTCGAAGAACCGCAGGGCGTCTGTGTGCTCCCATCGGACGCGGCCGAACGGCTCGGCTACGACCTGCTGGTCGCGGACACGGTGAACCACCGAATTGCCTCGATCCGGTTGTCCGACGGGCGGATTCGCACTGAGGCGGGTACGGGTGAGCAGCTGCGTGAGCGTTCCGGAGGCGGTGCTGCGCACAAGCAGCCGCTGTCCTCGCCGTGGGACATCGTCTGGTGGCTCGACCGCGCGGTGATCGAGATGGCCGGTACCCATCAGCTGTGGGCGTTGCACCTCGCGACCGAACCTGAGAACAACACGGTCGCGGTCCTGGCCGGGACGAGCGCCGAAGGCCTGCGTGACGGTGCGGCGGACGAAGCGTGGCTCGCGCAACCGTCCGGCCTGGCTGTGAGTGCATCCGGCGACCGGGTCTGGATCGTCGACTCCGAGACGTCTGCGCTTCGTTCGATCGTGGTCGACGACAACGGTTTCCGTCTCGAGACGCACATCGGGGAGGGCCTGTTCGACTTCGGGTTCGTGGACGGTGTTCGTTCGCAGGCGCGCATGCAACACCCGCTCGGCGTCGCCGAGGCGGCGGACGGCACCGTGCTGGTCGCCGATACCTACAACGGCGCGATCCGCCGGTTCGACCCTGTGACGCAGGTGCTGAGCACGGCGCTCACCGGGCTGAGCGAACCCAGCGACGTGCTGCCTCTGGACGACGGTCTGATCGTCGTCGAGTCGTCGGCCCATCGCGTCGATCGGATGCGTCTGCCGGCAACCGCTGCGGCCGAGGGCGGCGCCGGACGAGTGCGTCGGTCTGCGACGCAGATCGCGCCGGGCGCAGTCGAACTCGTCGTGCATTTCGAGCCGCCGGCCGGGCAGAAACTGGACGACCGGTACGGCGATCCGACGATGCTGATGGTGTCCTCGACCCCGGATTCGCTGATCCGGTCCGGCGGTGGTCGGGCAACCGGTCTCGCCCGTGCGCTCGATCTCGACAGTTCCGTCGGGGACGGTGTGCTGCACATCAGCGTGCGCGCCGCGGCGTGCGACGCATCCGGGCCCGACGGGGAGGTGCCCGAGCACGCCGCTTGTCACCTGTACCAACAGGACTGGGGTATTCCGGTGCGGTTGGAGGCCGGTGCGGACGCGGTGCTCGACCTGCACCTGCGCGGGGTCTGA
- a CDS encoding MFS transporter, with translation MSSTVNTGHTDLRAFWRDLPREGKWLLSTTAIQLLGRGLTLPFTIIYLHEIKGVSLDLAGTLMAWIAVIGVVATGPGGWATDRFGARVVSVFGSACNMAGLFVLAFAHTVPFFFLAMSLIGISGITWPAFNSLIAAIVSGPARQTYFGISFALVNLGIGVGGLISGAFIDVHRPSTFTTIYVLDALAMLIPIGLLLGPLRHVRTQVEPTQQAAGARTSYLSIVRTPAMKWLLLLTFLGSFVGYGQIEAGFSAYSREIGEVSTRVIGWAFAVNTVVIVVAQMLVLRRIAGHRRTRVLLVMAVVWACAWTLLGSSGLLPASAYAVFAVIAFHFVFGFGETLLQPTIPAITNDLAPDHLRGRFNAISSGAFQAGAVAGPVAAGFLLRHHWNLQYIVVLLVGCAAMAWSALALERRISLQVNGIVPPIKDPGVVGDGAVHSV, from the coding sequence GTGAGCAGCACCGTCAACACCGGACACACCGACTTGCGCGCCTTCTGGCGCGACCTGCCGCGCGAGGGCAAATGGTTGCTGTCGACGACGGCGATCCAACTGCTCGGCCGCGGTCTCACTTTGCCGTTCACGATCATCTATCTGCACGAGATCAAGGGCGTCAGTCTCGACCTCGCGGGCACCCTGATGGCGTGGATCGCGGTCATCGGGGTGGTGGCCACCGGGCCGGGCGGCTGGGCGACCGACCGCTTCGGCGCCCGCGTCGTGTCGGTCTTCGGCTCGGCCTGCAACATGGCCGGCCTGTTCGTGCTGGCGTTTGCGCACACCGTGCCGTTCTTCTTCCTCGCGATGTCGTTGATCGGCATCTCGGGCATCACCTGGCCGGCGTTCAACTCGCTCATCGCGGCGATCGTCAGCGGGCCGGCGCGGCAGACCTATTTCGGGATCAGCTTCGCGTTGGTCAACCTGGGTATCGGGGTCGGTGGGCTGATCTCCGGGGCGTTCATCGACGTCCATCGACCTTCGACGTTCACCACCATCTACGTGCTCGACGCGCTCGCGATGCTGATCCCGATCGGTCTGCTGCTCGGACCACTTCGGCACGTGCGCACCCAGGTCGAGCCGACGCAGCAGGCCGCCGGCGCGCGCACCTCGTACCTGTCCATCGTCCGCACACCGGCGATGAAGTGGCTGTTGCTGCTCACCTTCCTCGGCAGCTTCGTCGGCTACGGCCAGATCGAAGCGGGGTTCAGCGCGTACTCCCGTGAGATCGGTGAGGTCAGCACCCGCGTCATCGGCTGGGCGTTCGCGGTGAACACCGTGGTGATCGTCGTGGCGCAGATGCTCGTGCTACGGCGCATCGCCGGACACCGACGCACGCGTGTCCTGCTGGTCATGGCCGTGGTCTGGGCGTGCGCCTGGACGTTGCTCGGTTCGTCCGGACTGCTACCCGCCTCGGCGTACGCCGTCTTCGCGGTCATCGCCTTCCACTTCGTCTTCGGGTTCGGCGAGACACTGCTGCAGCCGACCATCCCCGCGATCACCAACGACCTCGCTCCCGACCACCTGCGCGGCCGGTTCAATGCGATTTCTTCCGGCGCCTTTCAGGCAGGCGCAGTCGCCGGGCCGGTCGCGGCCGGGTTCCTGCTACGGCACCACTGGAACCTCCAGTACATCGTCGTGTTGCTGGTCGGCTGTGCGGCGATGGCCTGGTCGGCGCTCGCCCTGGAGCGCCGGATCTCCCTGCAGGTCAACGGCATCGTCCCGCCGATCAAGGACCCTGGCGTCGTCGGTGACGGCGCCGTCCACTCGGTCTAG
- a CDS encoding YbhB/YbcL family Raf kinase inhibitor-like protein, giving the protein MSSLERKQPPNPYDFLPALPSFEVRSDDVTDGQPLKADQVQAQGDTSPQLSWSGAPEGTKSYVVTCFDPDAPTPSGYWHWVLVDVPADVISLDTGAGAEGASLPGAAFMLKNDGGTVAYAGAAPPEGDVFPHRYYFAVHAVGEESLGIEADASPAVCSFNLAFKAIGRGYIHGTYRA; this is encoded by the coding sequence ATGAGTTCCCTCGAGCGCAAGCAGCCCCCGAACCCCTACGACTTCCTTCCCGCGCTGCCCTCCTTCGAGGTCCGCAGCGACGACGTGACCGACGGTCAGCCGCTCAAGGCCGACCAGGTGCAGGCGCAGGGCGACACCTCGCCGCAGCTGTCCTGGTCCGGAGCCCCTGAGGGCACCAAGTCCTACGTCGTCACCTGCTTCGACCCGGACGCCCCGACGCCGTCCGGCTACTGGCACTGGGTGCTCGTCGATGTGCCCGCCGACGTCATCTCGCTCGACACGGGCGCCGGCGCGGAGGGCGCGTCGCTGCCCGGCGCGGCATTCATGCTTAAGAACGACGGCGGCACCGTCGCGTACGCCGGGGCGGCGCCGCCCGAGGGCGACGTCTTCCCGCACCGCTACTACTTCGCCGTCCACGCGGTGGGCGAGGAGTCGCTGGGCATCGAAGCGGACGCGTCCCCGGCGGTCTGCTCGTTCAACCTGGCTTTCAAGGCGATCGGCCGCGGCTACATCCACGGCACCTACCGGGCCTGA
- a CDS encoding acetate/propionate family kinase produces MSNVLVINAGSSSLKYQLVDPETGEASAKGLIERVGTDKGHLKHESGDRKDERDVEVPHHSAAVTVMQDAMERGGTPLTPDSVIAVGHRVVHGGRNFTEPTLIDDGVESEIDRVAVLAPLHNPAGLAGIRSARKAFPDLPHVAVFDTAFFSELPAAAATYAIDRDLAREHAIRRYGFHGTSHEYVSQQVSSLLGRDDLKQIVLHLGNGASISAVDSGRAVETSMGLTPLEGLVMGTRSGDLDPGILLHLSRVADLDAQGLDDLLNKKSGIYGLGGHRDFRDLAQAKDDGDEAATLAFDVYVHRLVKYVGAYAAVLGGLDAITFTAGVGENSPTIRAAALEQLGFLGVRLDEQKNSSRDGGARRIDDGAGRVAVLVVPTNEEWAIARHAAEVAVR; encoded by the coding sequence ATGAGCAACGTTCTCGTCATCAACGCCGGCTCGTCGTCGCTGAAGTACCAACTGGTCGACCCCGAGACCGGCGAGGCGTCGGCGAAGGGACTCATCGAGCGGGTCGGTACCGACAAGGGACATCTCAAGCACGAATCCGGTGACCGCAAGGACGAGCGGGACGTCGAGGTGCCCCACCATTCGGCCGCGGTGACGGTCATGCAGGACGCGATGGAACGGGGTGGCACACCGCTCACCCCCGACTCGGTGATCGCGGTCGGTCACCGCGTCGTCCACGGTGGACGCAACTTCACCGAACCGACGCTCATCGACGACGGTGTGGAGTCCGAGATCGATCGTGTCGCAGTACTTGCTCCGCTGCACAACCCCGCGGGACTGGCTGGAATCCGCAGTGCCCGCAAGGCTTTTCCCGACCTGCCGCACGTCGCAGTGTTCGACACGGCCTTCTTCTCCGAATTGCCGGCCGCCGCCGCGACGTACGCCATCGACCGTGATCTCGCGCGTGAGCACGCGATTCGCCGGTACGGCTTCCACGGCACCTCGCACGAATACGTCTCGCAGCAGGTGTCCTCGCTGCTGGGTCGCGACGACCTGAAACAGATCGTGTTGCACCTCGGTAATGGCGCGAGCATCTCGGCGGTCGATTCCGGCCGTGCCGTCGAGACCTCAATGGGTCTGACCCCCCTAGAGGGTCTTGTGATGGGTACCCGAAGTGGTGACCTCGACCCGGGAATCCTGTTGCACCTCAGTCGCGTTGCAGACCTTGACGCACAGGGGCTCGACGACCTACTGAACAAGAAGTCCGGCATCTACGGCCTCGGCGGTCACCGCGACTTCCGCGACCTGGCGCAGGCGAAGGACGACGGGGACGAGGCCGCGACGCTGGCGTTCGACGTCTACGTCCACCGTCTGGTGAAGTACGTGGGTGCCTATGCCGCGGTGCTCGGTGGCTTGGACGCCATCACCTTCACCGCCGGTGTCGGTGAGAACTCGCCCACGATCAGGGCTGCTGCGCTGGAGCAACTCGGCTTCCTCGGAGTGCGGCTGGACGAGCAGAAGAACAGTTCACGTGATGGTGGCGCCCGCAGGATCGATGACGGCGCCGGTCGAGTCGCGGTTCTGGTGGTGCCCACGAACGAGGAATGGGCCATCGCACGACACGCAGCCGAGGTCGCCGTCCGCTGA